The sequence below is a genomic window from Bacteroidota bacterium.
ATGACGAAGTGTTCCGTTTGAGTTTACCACTTTCACCCATCCTTCCTGCACCCCCCATTGCGAGTCGCCGGTGAGATCAAAATCATTTGATTCTCCATCACCCGAAGCGACAAATCCTCCATCGGGAAGTTGATCTGCTCCGTTGAAATAATCCATTTTAGTTCCGCCGGTGCAATTCTGCCAGAGTATAGCGGGGGCTTGTGCGCGTGCAATGAAAAATATTCCTGCAATGAATATTGTGCTTAAAGTAATTTTCGTTTTCATAGGGGTTAGTTTTTTTGGTGATGCCCTCTGCTGACTTTTACGCAACGAATGAACAAAGCGTTGGGTGAACAAAAAATATTATGACAAATTTATTCGCGCATAATTTTTTTGAACCCGCCGTTAACGAGAAGAAAATAAATTCCGGGGGGCTGGCTGCTCAAATCAATTTCCTGTTCCGATGTATCCGTTTGTTCGTTGAAAATTATTTCTCCCAGCGTATTGTAAATGACAACAGCCCCCAACTTGTTTTGCGATTGAATGGTGATCATTCCAACTGATGGATTCGGAAAAATTTTCAATGAGTTTTTTTTCTGCGGATCATTCTCACCGAGTGTGGTACAAAGATCTGCAATGACTCCGCCATGCGTAAGGAAATAGGGATATGAAGTGGTATGAAAACCGGTGAACACTTGTGTCGGAGCATTATTCACAATGAAAGGTGCTGCACTCGTTGCGAGGACAACACTTTGTTCATTGCACCCGGAAATGCCATTGGGGTCTGTTTTTATTACATACACATCACGGCTCACACTGAAACTGGTAGTGGAACCACCCAATACAAAACCACTGTCGTTGGCAAGGTCAAGCATATCGCCGCTATCACTTTGTGCGCCTCCATAAACTTTAACCCACTGTTCATTTCCGTTCGCATCTGTTTTAATAAGTAATGCATCCGTGTTAGATGCCGCAAAATATTGCCGACCTGCTATTGCATAACCTCCATCAGGAGTTTGCTTCAGACCATGACCATACTGTCCGGTAAAATATTTTGCCCATTGCATATTTCCCGTTGCATCAATCTTCAATAAAAAAATTCCCTGTGGAGCCTGCACCACACTGTCGCCATAACCGGTTAAAATAAATCCTCCATCGGAAGTGGCCTGCATACAATTGCCATAAGGTTCTTCGCTGAATGCGGAAGTACCGTATGCTTTCGACCATATCACATTTCCATTAGCATCTGTCTTCACCACATAAATATCTTTTCGTCCTGCACCAAAACTGTAAGTAAAACCTGCGGAAATAAATCCGTTGTCCGGGGTTTGCAGTATGTAAGTGAAATAATCATTGTTCGGGCCGCCGTATGTTTTTGACCAGAGTGTATCGCCGGTTGCTTCATCAAGTTTCATCATGATCGCATCTCCGCCTCCCGCACCTACCCCGAACCCGCCACCGCCTACTACAAAATTTCCATCGGCACACTGAATGACCGGGTAGGCATCTTCTCCTGATGGAGACATTTGTTTGCACCAGATAATATTTCCATTCGCATCAAGGCGCGTAATGTGTCCGCTTCCGCTGCTATTGCACGCAACTTTTCCTCCAGCTGCAATTACTCCGCCGTCATTTACCGGCCAAACTTCATTGATGTATTCACCATCACAAACACCGCCCGTGCCACCGAATGCAGAAGTCCATAAAGTATCACCATTATTATCCGTACGGATAACATAACTTTTTCCCTGGTTTGCAGGAAGGAAACTACTCGTAGATGCGCCGAAAACATAACCACCACCGGGCATAGCATGCATATCCGTCGCATTGTCGCCACTTGATCCTCCGTATATTTTCTGAAAGATCAATTGCGCACCGGCATGAAAAGCAGGAATGAGAATAAAGAATAACATCATGAAAAAAACACTTGCCGGTTGAGTTTTTTTCTTTTGTGCAGAAGTAGTGTTTGTGTTCATAGTGCGTCTTTTTATATAATGGAAAAAAATACTCCCGGAAAAATGCTTGAAGTGATCCGTAGAGATAAAAAAATAAAACGGGATTCAAAGTGATTCCCGGGATAAGGATAAAATCCTTTCCCTTCATAAGACTATCACGAATGAAAAAACAATAACGTTGGGTGGTGCAAAAAAATTTATTGGTAAGAAACGGCCATTACAGCTTCTCCATTATTAATCTGCAATGAATCGGTAGCTGAATAAACTTTGCAATTAAAATAAACATGAAGTTTTTTTGTCGTTTCTCCATTCTGGTTATTATCGTAACTATCAGCGGCAACAAGTTTAAAATAATTGAATGCCGATTGCGCTGAATTGTCGGAAGAATAAATTGTTCCTGACGCATCCGTCCATTCTACTGTTACATTGGAAAAAGCTCTTGGATTAGGATTAGTTGTTATTGCCGGTGAAAAATAGAAATAGGAATAGCTGCCCGTGAAACTCTGCGTTGCCACGTTGCGCACCAGTTCACAAATGTGATTATTAGCATCGGTAACGATAAGATGAACGGAATAAACTCCGTTTACCGCATACGTATGAGAAGGATTTGCCGCAGAGGAATTATTTCCATCACCGAAATCCCATTGGTAAGTGAACGGCGCCTGGCCACTTACAGCAGGAGTGAACAGAACAGTTGTGCCGGTTACAGAAGAACCGAATGCGGCCGAGCATGCTGCATCCGGAATTCCTACGTTGACTAAATACGAACTTACACTCACAGTTGTATTGGTGAACGTCACAGAATTGGAGACAAGATATTTTCCCGGGCGCGCATAAGTATGAAGAGGATTTTGTGTTGTTGAAATTATTCCGTCGCCAAAATCCCAGAGATAAGAAGACGCTGTTCCGTTTTGCGGTGCAGAATAGAACTGTACATTAAACTCTGTTGGAGCTCCACCTGGAATTTTATACGCGTAATGCCCGGGGGAAAGTGACGTGTTGATCGCCGCATTTCCATTGGGAACGGAAGGTTGAAAATCGTTGATCGTAATTTTGATTCCGTTGCCGCAGGAAGTGCAATTGTAAACATGAAGATCGCCGGTGAAATTGTAAATACCGTACACGTCCTGCGTGTGCGAAGAATACATGTAATAATTATTTTCTCCCGCGTGCATATTCACCACAGCGCTGCCCACTGTGCCTGTAAAATAAAATACAGGTGAAGAAATTACCGATTGCGGATCCTCTCTGCGACAGGAAGCTGAAGAAAAAATAATCGTCAATGCGAATAGTATTTTGAGTGCTGTTCTCATTTTATTTTAAAAAGTGTAAAGCAATAGCAGCCGCGCTCCATAAACAGTACTCCCGTGATTTTCCCCATCAGTAAAGTAAGACTGTCGTTTAATGGTTCCAATGCCAATCATATCCTGGAGTTCAATATCCCAATGGCGGCCGATACCGTATCTGCAAAACATACTTAACTGAACATCGACGCGATTGAATCCATCCATGTGGCCATATTCGTTTTTCGTTTGCATTACCTGCGGTTGGTTGCCATCTGTCTGCTGCCCTATTTCTATCCTGCTTGTAGTATTGAAAAGATAATTTATATCAATTCCTATTCCGGCAATAAAATGTTTTCCTGTTTTTCTCTCAATAAGAAACGGGAAACTCATGTAGTGCAGTTGTTGCGGAATGATAGTCGTGATCGTATTGTTCATTCCGAATCCGGGTTTAGAATCAGAAATAATTTCGCGGTATCCTTTTAAATATCCGATCCGCTCATAGTGAATTCCGAATCGTACCGCCCACTTCGGTTTAAGTTCCCGTTCCATTTCCATTCCTGCGATCGGGTTGAAACCTCTGGCCTCAACACCACTTCCGTATTTCCATCCGATCGTGTAGTTGGCTCCTGCAACCACAATGAATTTTGTTTTTTTCATAGCTGAATCAGTAGTGCTTCCGATATGTCCGTTTTCTTTTGCATGCGCCGTGTCTGCGCTTTTCGCCAGCATCTCATTACTGTTCCTGATCGTCGCGATCGTATCCTCACCGAGTATATTTCCATAATGAAAATGAAGATTCTGTTTCAATGCGTGATGAAATTCTTCCGTGAGAAAATTATCCTTGTTGGTTTGCAGATCCAGATTATCCGAAGACGAGACGAGTATTTCGGAATGATCTGTATGTTTAGCGGCAGGAATGATCAGCGATGAATTTAAATTTGCGCCGGTGTGTTGTTGGCCTGAATTGGTGTTGTTGCCTGCATCGTTCGCCGTGTGCGCGTTGATGCGCGATGTGGAATTCCCGTTGGATGAAGTTGAATTTCCAGAGGAAGAAAGCGGACTATTATCCGAATGAATTATTCCTGAATTGCCGGAATTATTTTTCACGTCCGCAGCGTTATTCGCTTTTACCGGAAATGTTTGAATAATTTTTTCCTGGTGAATACCCGGCGTGAGGAATAATTTCATTGTGAAAAAAGTTGCCAGGCATCCGCAGAGAAGGCCGGAAAAATAAATGAACATCCATTTTTTTCGTTTGTCTTTTTTCAGCCGGGAATCAAGCAGTTCTTCGGCTCTTTCCCAGTTCTCTTCATCGAACGGGAAATCCGGCTCGGTGAATTTCGAACTCAGCGTTTCTTCCCATTTGTCCAGATTATTTTTCACGCTACTTCTGATTTTGAAATATATTTTTTAAAAAGTTCCCGCAATTTTGTTCTCGAAAAATTCAGGTGCCAGCGCGATGTTCCTTCCGTCATCGCCATCATATCGGAGATCTCCCTGTGATTGAATCCGTCAATGACATAGAGCGTAAAAACACGGCGGCTTACCGGCGGAAGTTTAATGATAAGACTGTGAATCTGATCGACATCCATTTTCACCAGCGCATCATTTAATTCGGCGTGATGTGCCGTCTCGGTATATTCTTCCACGTAATCAATCACCTCCTGGTGTTTCTTTTCTTTCCGGTATTCATCAATGAGAATATTGATCATTATTTTCCGAATCCATTTTTTGAACGGGACTTCCGGTTTATACTTTTCCAGATTGTAAAGAATTTTTGTGAACCCGATATTGAGCATTTCCTTGGCATCATCTTTCGAATTCGAATAACGCAGACAAATGCTCAGAAGATAACTGTACGTGAGCCGGTACAATTCGTACTCGGATTTGCGCTCCCGGCGGATGCAGGCAGTTATCAGGTCGAGATCAATGTTCATGAAGAAGAAAGTTACTCCTTTCATTTGACCCTTACGAATGAAATCAGCCAATTGTTGGGTGTAAAATGAATTTTTTACGCCTGCTGCCAACTCAGAACTGCCTGCTGCTTACTACCGATGAGAACTGCTCAATGCTAATAACTCCACTTCCTCGTAAACGTGTTGTAATAACTTATCCCGACTTTGTAAGTGATGGCTGCTTTCGTTACGTTACTGTCTGCCGTTACTGCGAAAACTCCAATGCGGAAAAGTTGTTTTTTGATGCGGACGATCCGTTCGAGTCCCAGGAAGAATTCTTCGTGCGTGAATTTCTGATCAGGGATCATCAATACGCCGCCGCCGACCGCCGCAGTAATTTTCAATTTGTTGAAGAACGGAATTTTTGTTCCGAATACACCTTCGAAATGATGAATGTAATTCAAACGGAAAAAAGAATTCGATGTGCTCAACCGGGGGCCGAGCAACTGGAAGGAACGCATGGGATCGGAAAAAATAAACGAGTCGGAGCCGCGGAAATATTTATACT
It includes:
- a CDS encoding T9SS type A sorting domain-containing protein, whose translation is MNTNTTSAQKKKTQPASVFFMMLFFILIPAFHAGAQLIFQKIYGGSSGDNATDMHAMPGGGYVFGASTSSFLPANQGKSYVIRTDNNGDTLWTSAFGGTGGVCDGEYINEVWPVNDGGVIAAGGKVACNSSGSGHITRLDANGNIIWCKQMSPSGEDAYPVIQCADGNFVVGGGGFGVGAGGGDAIMMKLDEATGDTLWSKTYGGPNNDYFTYILQTPDNGFISAGFTYSFGAGRKDIYVVKTDANGNVIWSKAYGTSAFSEEPYGNCMQATSDGGFILTGYGDSVVQAPQGIFLLKIDATGNMQWAKYFTGQYGHGLKQTPDGGYAIAGRQYFAASNTDALLIKTDANGNEQWVKVYGGAQSDSGDMLDLANDSGFVLGGSTTSFSVSRDVYVIKTDPNGISGCNEQSVVLATSAAPFIVNNAPTQVFTGFHTTSYPYFLTHGGVIADLCTTLGENDPQKKNSLKIFPNPSVGMITIQSQNKLGAVVIYNTLGEIIFNEQTDTSEQEIDLSSQPPGIYFLLVNGGFKKIMRE
- a CDS encoding PKD domain-containing protein; this encodes MRTALKILFALTIIFSSASCRREDPQSVISSPVFYFTGTVGSAVVNMHAGENNYYMYSSHTQDVYGIYNFTGDLHVYNCTSCGNGIKITINDFQPSVPNGNAAINTSLSPGHYAYKIPGGAPTEFNVQFYSAPQNGTASSYLWDFGDGIISTTQNPLHTYARPGKYLVSNSVTFTNTTVSVSSYLVNVGIPDAACSAAFGSSVTGTTVLFTPAVSGQAPFTYQWDFGDGNNSSAANPSHTYAVNGVYSVHLIVTDANNHICELVRNVATQSFTGSYSYFYFSPAITTNPNPRAFSNVTVEWTDASGTIYSSDNSAQSAFNYFKLVAADSYDNNQNGETTKKLHVYFNCKVYSATDSLQINNGEAVMAVSYQ
- a CDS encoding outer membrane beta-barrel protein translates to MKNNLDKWEETLSSKFTEPDFPFDEENWERAEELLDSRLKKDKRKKWMFIYFSGLLCGCLATFFTMKLFLTPGIHQEKIIQTFPVKANNAADVKNNSGNSGIIHSDNSPLSSSGNSTSSNGNSTSRINAHTANDAGNNTNSGQQHTGANLNSSLIIPAAKHTDHSEILVSSSDNLDLQTNKDNFLTEEFHHALKQNLHFHYGNILGEDTIATIRNSNEMLAKSADTAHAKENGHIGSTTDSAMKKTKFIVVAGANYTIGWKYGSGVEARGFNPIAGMEMERELKPKWAVRFGIHYERIGYLKGYREIISDSKPGFGMNNTITTIIPQQLHYMSFPFLIERKTGKHFIAGIGIDINYLFNTTSRIEIGQQTDGNQPQVMQTKNEYGHMDGFNRVDVQLSMFCRYGIGRHWDIELQDMIGIGTIKRQSYFTDGENHGSTVYGARLLLLYTF
- a CDS encoding sigma-70 family RNA polymerase sigma factor; amino-acid sequence: MKGVTFFFMNIDLDLITACIRRERKSEYELYRLTYSYLLSICLRYSNSKDDAKEMLNIGFTKILYNLEKYKPEVPFKKWIRKIMINILIDEYRKEKKHQEVIDYVEEYTETAHHAELNDALVKMDVDQIHSLIIKLPPVSRRVFTLYVIDGFNHREISDMMAMTEGTSRWHLNFSRTKLRELFKKYISKSEVA